One genomic region from Myripristis murdjan chromosome 7, fMyrMur1.1, whole genome shotgun sequence encodes:
- the iqsec1a gene encoding IQ motif and Sec7 domain ArfGEF 1a isoform X2, whose product MWCLQCNSEKTQSLLELELDGCVEGDGRPNESGPSLDGGASYGRDPVTHGSAISPDHFDSPLYSHGVQPGPQRPRRPKLQHSQSILRKQAEEEAIKRSRSLSESYELSADLQDKQVEMLERKYGGRFITRHAARTIQTAFRQYQMNKNFERLRSSMSENRMSRRIVLSNMRMQLSFEGPEKVHSSYFEGRQVSMTEDGTPLSMVQSECGDMEVHQQANLAPHPATQGDLTDAITELEDAFSRQVKSLAESIDDALNCRSLQGDEGPDAEAMGCPEVEREAAYQVKPHRGAAGRMHDEMLASYSDVTLFIDEEDMSPSIALTRSGDQPSSTESDLRVRSVNSSQEYWPMDTKDEGRDTDTSCRSTPSLECQEQRLRMDHLPLLTIEPPSDSSAELSDRSERSSVKRPPVYEPHTHIVTSSQASPKHISHGPPPRAPSRDDEAPLRHRHRQLESHLAINGSANRQSKSESDFSDGDNDSINSTSNSNDTINCSSESSSRDSLREQTLSKQTYHKETRNSWDSPVFSNDVIRKRHYRIGLNLFNKKPEKGIQYLTERGFVPDTPVGVAHFLLQRKGLSRQMIGEFLGNRQKQFNRDVLDCVVDEMDFQGMELDEALRKFQNHIRVQGEAQKVERLIEAYSQRYCICNPTVVRQFRNPDTIFILAFAIILLNTDMYSPNVKPERKMKLEDFVKNLRGVDDGEDIPRETLIGIYERIRKRELKTNEDHVSQVQKVEKLIVGKKPIGSLHHGLGCVLSLPHRRLVCYCRLFEVPDPNKLQKLGLHQREIFLFNDLLVVTKIFQKKKNSVTYSFRQSFSLYGMQVMLFENQYYPNGIRLTSAIPGADIKVLINFNAPNPQDRKKFTDDLRESIAEVQEMEKYRIESELEKQKGVVRPSMSQSSGLKKEAGNGSMNRASLDDTYAMGEGLKRSALSSSLRDLSEAGKRGRRSSAGSLDSNMEGSIISSPHTRRRATTPREGAPRGHPSIPNSASTSILGSLFGSKRGKPSSQSHPPLPPHSHPTLISHKPHPSNLHHTAQAAHTVQATHHGHHSQYCQVQQNPPPYHHHHHYHPPPHTQYHQHPGYTSHPHQHTHSQHSHHSQHSHHVSHSQHAPHHHSQQPGSAPGGPKPKHSGISTVV is encoded by the exons ATGTGGTGTTTGCAGTGTAACTCAGAGAAGACTCAGtctctgctggagctggagctggatgGCTG TGTGGAAGGGGATGGACGGCCCAATGAGAGTGGCCCTTCCCTGGATGGTGGAGCCAGTTATGGCCGGGACCCAGTGACTCACGGCTCGGCCATTAGCCCTGACCACTTTGACAGCCCCCTTTACAGCCACGGGGTCCAGCCGGGGCCTCAGAGACCCCGTCGGCCCAAGCTCCAGCACTCACAGTCCATCCTCCGCAAACAGGCCGAGGAGGAGGCTATCAAGCGCTCCCGCTCGCTCTCTGAGAGCTATGAGCTCTCCGCTGACCTCCAGGACaaacag GTGGAGATGCTGGAACGTAAATATGGTGGGCGCTTCATAACCCGGCATGCGGCCCGCACCATCCAGACAGCCTTCCGCCAGTACCAGATGAACAAGAACTTTGAACGTCTCAGGAGCTCTATGTCTGAGAACCGTATGTCCAGACGCATCGTTCTGTCTAACATGAGGATGCAGCTCTCCTTTGAAGGCCCTGAGAAAGTCCATAGCTCCTACTTTGAAGGGAGGCAGGTGTCCATGACGGAGGATGGCACCCCATTGTCCATGGTGCAGTCTGAATGTGGAGATATGGAGGTCCACCAACAGGCAAACTTGGCACCTCACCCAGCCACACAGGGTGATCTGACGGATGCCATCACGGAGCTGGAGGATGCCTTTTCCAGACAGGTCAAATCTCTGGCTGAGTCTATAGATGATGCACTGAACTGTCGCAGCCTTCAGGGTGATGAGGGACCTGATGCAGAGGCCATGGGCTGCCCTGAGGTGGAGAGGGAAGCGGCCTATCAGGTGAAGCCGCACCGCGGGGCAGCTGGACGCATGCATGATGAAATGTTGGCATCCTACAGTGATGTTACTCTGTTCATAGATGAGGAGGACATGTCCCCCTCCATTGCCCTGACGCGGTCAGGGGACCAGCCTTCCAGCACAGAATCGGACTTACGGGTGCGTTCAGTCAACTCCTCTCAGGAGTACTGGCCCATGGACACTAAAGACGAAGGTCGTGATACGGACACAAGCTGCCGCAGCACTCCTTCTCTAGAGTGCCAGGAGCAGCGTCTTAGAATGGACCATCTTCCTCTGTTGACCATAGAGCCGCCCAGTGACAGCTCTGCAGAGCTCAGTGACCGGTCAGAGCGCAGCTCTGTCAAACGGCCGCCTGTGTATGAACCCCACACCCACATTGTAACATCATCCCAGGCAAGCCCCAAACACATTTCCCACGGACCCCCGCCACGAGCCCCCTCCCGTGACGACGAGGCACCCCTACGCCACCGCCACCGGCAGCTTGAGAGCCATCTAGCCATCAACGGCTCAGCCAACCGGCAGAGTAAGTCAGAATCTGACTTCTCTGACGGTGACAACGACAGCATCAACAGCACTTCCAATTCCAACGACACGATCAACTGCAGCTCCGAGTCCTCGTCCAGAGACAGCCTACGAGAGCAGACGCTCAGCAAGCAGACTTACCACAAGGAGACACGCAACAGCTGGGACTCGCCTGTCTTCAGTAATGATGTTATCCGCAAGAGGCACTACCGCATTGGCCTGAACCTCTTCAACAA GAAGCCAGAGAAGGGCATCCAGTACCTGACTGAGAGGGGATTTGTCCCTGACACACCAGTAGGCGTGGCTCACTTCCTGCTCCAGAGGAAGGGCCTGAGCAGACAGATGATTGGAGAATTCCTGGGCAACAGACAGAAGCAGTTCAATAGAGATGTCTTGGA CTGTGTGGTCGATGAGATGGACTTTCAGGGCATGGAGCTGGACGAGGCCCTCAGGAAATTCCAAAACCATATTCGTGTCCAGGGGGAGGCCCAGAAGGTGGAGCGCCTCATCGAAGCCTACAG CCAGCGCTACTGCATCTGTAATCCCACCGTGGTACGGCAGTTTAGGAACCCCGACACCATCTTCATTCTGGCCTtcgccatcatcctcctcaacACCGACATGTACAGCCCCAATGTCAAGCctgagaggaagatgaagctGGAGGACTTTGTCAAGAACTTGAGAG GTGTGGACGATGGGGAGGATATCCCGAGGGAGACTTTGATCGGCATCTATGAGAGGATCCGTAAGCGGGAGCTCAAGACCAATGAAGACCACGTCTCACAGGTGCAGAAGGTTGAGAAGCTCATCGTGGGCAAGAAACCA ATTGGATCACTCCATCATGGCCTGGGATGT GTACTGTCCCTGCCCCATCGCCGGTTGGTGTGTTACTGCCGCCTGTTTGAAGTGCCAGATCCCAACAAGCTCCAGAAGTTGGGCCTGCATCAGCGAGAGATCTTCCTGTTCAACGACCTCCTAGTG GTAACAAAGATTttccagaagaagaagaactcgGTGACGTACAGCTTCAGACAGTCCTTCTCTCTCTATGGGATGCAAGTCATGCTGTTTGAGAATCAGT ATTATCCAAATGGAATTAGACTGACATCAGCGATACCAGGTGCGGACATCAAAGTCCTCATCAACTTTAACGCGCCCAACCCCCAGGACCGCAAGAAGTTCACAGACGACCTGCGGGAGTCCATCGCCGAGGTCCAGGAAATGGAGAAATACAGAATAGAGT CTGagctggagaagcagaaggGCGTGGTGAGGCCTAGCATGTCTCAGAGCTCCGGTCTGAAGAAAGAAGCTGGTAACGGGAGTATGAACCGCGCCAGTCTGGATGACACCTATGCCATGGGAGAAGGCCTGAAGAGGAGCGCCCTCAGCAGCTCCTTGCGAGACCTCTCCGAAGCAG GCAAGCGGGGGCGTCGCAGCAGTGCAGGATCACTAGACAGCAATATGGAA GGGTCCATCATTAGCAGTCCTCACACTCGTCGGAGAGCCACCACCCCGCGTGAAGGCGCACCCCGCGGCCACCCCTCCATCCCTAACTCGGCGTCGACTTCCATCCTGGGGTCACTCTTCGGCAGCAAGCGAGGAAAGCCTTCATCCCAGAgccaccctcctcttcctccgcaCAGCCACCCCACCCTCATATCCCACAAGCCCCACCCTTCCAACCTCCACCACACAGCACAGGCAGCACACACAGTGCAGGCCACCCACCACGGCCACCACTCCCAGTACTGCCAAGTGCAACAGAACCCGCCACCttaccaccatcaccaccactaccaccctCCTCCCCACACACAGTACCACCAGCACCCGGGCTACACCTCACATCCACATCAACACACCCATTCGCAGCACAGCCATCACAGCCAGCATTCCCATCATGTCTCGCACTCCCAGCATGCTCCTCACCACCACAGTCAGCAACCAGGTTCAGCACCTGGCGgacccaaacccaaacacagTGGCATCAGCACCGTAGTGTGA